Sequence from the Vanacampus margaritifer isolate UIUO_Vmar chromosome 18, RoL_Vmar_1.0, whole genome shotgun sequence genome:
AATCTCCTTGAAGAGGGGGCGTAAATGTAAAAAACCTGATTCATCTTGCCTTTGTGTTACGTTGCTATGCTAGCATATACCAACTGTCGCTCAAAATCGGACCAAACGTCGGCGCAGTTCGGAATTCACCGTTCTCCGGGTGGATGATCTGGAAGTTTTTGACGGAGGCTTGCGTAACGCGGCCGTGGAAGTTGAGCACGTACGACAGCGTCCGCTCGTTCCAGGTGGGATTTTTGTTGACCAGGGTCACCAGCTTGTCCGTGTTGTTGCTGGCGTGGCGCGCCAGCAGGGTTTCCTGCTCCTGAAAATGTCGCCAGCGTTCCAGTAAAGCATTTCCATTGTTACATCACAcgagccacccccccccccccccggattGTAAACTGACGTTTTTGGGCTGGATGGACACTCGGTCGTCATTCTCCAACATTCCCGGGATGATCACTGTCATTTTGCGGGGACCCCGGGATCCAAAAAGGTTCGTCTCCTGGAATAGAAATTCGTAAGGTTCGTTAGTTAGTGGGCTGACAGCTGACGTTGACTGTGTCATTCCATTATTAGACTCACGTAACAAATTGCCGCCAGCTCCTCTCGCACGGATTCACACTCTTTAATAAAAGGCTTTTTCTCCGGGTTTTCTCCTACGTCGTATACAATGAACTTTGTTCCCAGAACGTTGGACCTGGAACAGACGGTATCAGTCTTATGTACAGTAGATGAAGGGTGTCGAGCTGGTTTTCgtcaaatggaaatcaaccttagCTTGCCGATGTAGCAGCTAGTATCTCGGGTCAGATTTGTCGGGTCTGTTGAGATGAGATAGTTGGATGTTttgcttcttttcctttttcggCCTGCCATGAGAAACACCTTAATGATGGCAgagggtacaaaaaaaaaacgagacgtCAAATCAAGCCTTCAGAATAAAATTGGCGTTTACAATGAAAAGACAGCAGAGGTGGCCTTGGTACAGCTTTCTAATTTGGGTGTACCAAAAaagcgattctcatttagtacgattcagaatcgaaaaatctattttatttaaattctttTATACTACcgtgcccttgtttgtgtgcgcctttactgggagcgctgttcatgttgtacccgatttgcccacttaggggcagtgtggttcagcGCGTTCAGGCACgctcaagttatgccaataaaagttgttgtttttttggcagCGTAGGAaaagcatatgccggtgagtaatgttaagatgcttctctgtacacattcctgaagcgttttgtatgagcTGCCGTTCTTTtaaagtgataaaagtgcagcaagtagcgcgctaattagcattagcgagtcgcacgagtagatcatgacgattcttggCACATcgataaattgaagcagaaatcattgtcaatccaatcattttgaatcggaaatcgattcggaatcgaatcgCTGACCCAAAAATCGAAATCGGATCGTtaagacagtcaaagattcccacccctaactACGAAGTCGAAAGTACAGATGTTTTCAAATCTAAGGAGCGAAGTACAGATAACTTCCCAGCTGATGGTGAGAACCGACCCGCTTTCCGTCGTCTTTCTCCATGTGAAGGTAGTAAGTGGGGTACATGCCCTTCTCCATGCCTCTCCTGTCCCTGGTGACCCGACACTGGATGGTCACGTCTCTGGGGGCGGGACGCAAGGCGAACGCCTGGAGGTCCTCCAATGATATCGGAGAAGCCGTCTGCAGGTGGCAAAATCCATTTGTtgtgaatgtgaatattttACGGCTACTCGGGAGGCTTTTTCCAAACGGAAAAATGGCTACAGTTAGCCAACTATAGATGAATTTGTGGCGACTCACTCCATTGGTGGATTCGCTGCCTGAAGACGATCTCTTCTTGTAGTTTGAGTTGAGAGACGCTAATAAACTGGCTGTGTTTTTCTCGactctcttcttcttcctttctttccctTCCGCCTGAATGTCCTCGTCCTTGCTGTCGTCGCTTATTTGGCACCTGGCTGTGAGGAAATATTCACAAAATATGATACCAAAACGATCCTCTGGATGGCGCTCACAAATTGACGCCCGTACATGTGTCCAGATGTTTTTTCCTCCGAGGAGAGTCGCGGGACGGGGTCGGGCActcgtcgtcctcctcctcgtcgcCGCTTTCAGCATGTCCGTTCTTGTTTGGGCTGGTCTGCTCCGGGTCCGAAGATGACGTGTCGTCTAAGTGCTTCTCTGCTCAAAAATAGAAACGACTTATAGAGAGAAATCATTAAGGCAAACTTACTTGTGGAAAAGctaaatcagaggtggcaaatccaggtccagaatgttaaaaaaaaaaccctgccacagtttggctttagccccaggtgctagctagctagctccctagctagctcccatggcgcttgtttaccttttagggagctagctaacaagCATTagtggctaaagctaaactttGGCAGGgtgccccaggtgctagctagctagctatcctcgattaccttttagggagctagctagctagcattagtgtctaaagccaaactttggcagggtgccccaggtgctagctagctagctatccttgtttaccttttagggagctagctagctagcattagtggctaaagccaaactgtggcagggtttatactttctggacctggattttccaccaATGATGCTAAATACGACTTGAACCGTGCTGAATATTTGATTCCGTTGTTCTTtggcataccactagagggagccagagCATCCAACacttttgagaatcactgctttaGTCCACATAATCTTACTTTTGCGCtcttgtttggttgttttgtttgtctcgTGTCCATCGTCGCAGTCTTTcgctttgtcttttctttttctttttttctcctgtttctCGTTGTCTTTTTCCTGTCCGTCATTTTCGTCCGCAGCTGGAAGAaagaaatttttaaaaaaaaagacacacgaAGCAAACGAGTGCGGATATGCTCCAGTCACCCGCAATAGATGGAAATCTTACGTTTGGCTTTCTCCTTCTTTTTCGTCTTCTTGTCCTCCGCGTGCGCATCGTCCTCCATTTTGTCTTCCTCTTGCTCCGTGTCCAAGTTGATCTTTTCGGCGCTGACCGGCCTCTCCGCAGGCTCCTCACCCGACATCGCGGCAGCCTTCGCGTGGCTCTCGCCCTCCGCCAGCGTGATGACGTCCATCGGGTTGTCATGCGCGTGCTCCACTTGGTCTTCGCGGCAAATTGGGCGGAAGCGATTCGTGAAACGGTTTGTAGCGACAGCACGGTGAGGTATTGCGTACCGAgtgatgtttttgagacaaaccGCTGAGGGAGACGTTGCTGAGGGACTGGCTGATCAACAGCGGCATCTCGTCCGGGCGACCTTTTTGTCTGCGGTTCTTCTGGCGGGCGTCCCGGTTGGCGACCACCATTTGACAATCGGCACGCTTCTTTTGTTGCTTCTTCATCAATATGGATCGCTGGGAAACAATTCGAtcatttggttatttatttatttattttaaataaaattgatttaagatTTACTTAAATTCATTTGTCAGTTACTTGAGTTTAGAGGTGCAACGATGTaattgataatcgattaatcgtttagagactttgtttattttaaatgttcaaaatctTGGAATTTCAGCCTCTTGACACTAAATATCCTGAGATGTTGAttcaaaacagaacatttgtaaactactttggaaaacaactaTATATGTACATCTAAAAAGGACATAGGATCATTTTGGCAAATATTAACTCAACATTAGCATGTGCTGTTTaacgcattcactcccagccatcttcactgaagcaacccccttcactcctggctgttttactggattttgacggattttttgcaaggcccgcagaatattgtgttctcttgctataaaagcatggaacctaccaaaagaaagattcaagtCTTTCCTTTCAGCCAGGGaagaaagtacatttgtatctgtttctgttttgcaacaattagcattagagtatagctaagtttcatcattatttacattcgtggtgaaaacaatgacaaaaagagcttgtggcaacgtggccctggctgatctcttatactctttttattttattttttattttttataactacaattgctttaagtgaccactagcataataaaaaatatatataaataccacAAACCAAGATAACAGTCAACCTAttgttgaagaaaaataaaaactaagcaTTACTATCTTTGTCAGTATTTGCTATACATGAATTCCCTGAATTTCAATAACAGGTGATTCTGACAACTCAAGGATG
This genomic interval carries:
- the LOC144038936 gene encoding tubby-related protein 3 isoform X2, encoding MKKQQKKRADCQMVVANRDARQKNRRQKGRPDEMPLLISQSLSNVSLSDQVEHAHDNPMDVITLAEGESHAKAAAMSGEEPAERPVSAEKINLDTEQEEDKMEDDAHAEDKKTKKKEKAKPADENDGQEKDNEKQEKKRKRKDKAKDCDDGHETNKTTKQERKKKHLDDTSSSDPEQTSPNKNGHAESGDEEEDDECPTPSRDSPRRKKHLDTSRCQISDDSKDEDIQAEGKERKKKRVEKNTASLLASLNSNYKKRSSSGSESTNGTASPISLEDLQAFALRPAPRDVTIQCRVTRDRRGMEKGMYPTYYLHMEKDDGKRVFLMAGRKRKRSKTSNYLISTDPTNLTRDTSCYIGKLRSNVLGTKFIVYDVGENPEKKPFIKECESVREELAAICYETNLFGSRGPRKMTVIIPGMLENDDRVSIQPKNEQETLLARHASNNTDKLVTLVNKNPTWNERTLSYVLNFHGRVTQASVKNFQIIHPENGDYIVMQFGRVSEDVFSMDYSFPMCALQAFAITLSSFDGKLACE
- the LOC144038936 gene encoding tubby protein homolog isoform X1 yields the protein MEDPDIRQQKLDNQRSILMKKQQKKRADCQMVVANRDARQKNRRQKGRPDEMPLLISQSLSNVSLSDQVEHAHDNPMDVITLAEGESHAKAAAMSGEEPAERPVSAEKINLDTEQEEDKMEDDAHAEDKKTKKKEKAKPADENDGQEKDNEKQEKKRKRKDKAKDCDDGHETNKTTKQERKKKHLDDTSSSDPEQTSPNKNGHAESGDEEEDDECPTPSRDSPRRKKHLDTSRCQISDDSKDEDIQAEGKERKKKRVEKNTASLLASLNSNYKKRSSSGSESTNGTASPISLEDLQAFALRPAPRDVTIQCRVTRDRRGMEKGMYPTYYLHMEKDDGKRVFLMAGRKRKRSKTSNYLISTDPTNLTRDTSCYIGKLRSNVLGTKFIVYDVGENPEKKPFIKECESVREELAAICYETNLFGSRGPRKMTVIIPGMLENDDRVSIQPKNEQETLLARHASNNTDKLVTLVNKNPTWNERTLSYVLNFHGRVTQASVKNFQIIHPENGDYIVMQFGRVSEDVFSMDYSFPMCALQAFAITLSSFDGKLACE